A window of Argopecten irradians isolate NY chromosome 1, Ai_NY, whole genome shotgun sequence contains these coding sequences:
- the LOC138330850 gene encoding uncharacterized protein isoform X2: protein MFWPVDGRHIQEEQNIELPEEGQYATGMIFADKDQLQQTKDAFSAIATIYNLQILAWRDVPVDNSMIGRVAKTTEPFILQVFVTGSDDAGEFKRQVYLLRKYSSHHIPEQDLRYFICTLSTDTIVYKGQFTTSQLWTYFKDLGDPDFETHIALIHSRFSTNTFPSWERAHPQRYLAHNGEINTLRGNNNLMRAREGVMSSTVYGEKLRDLYPVVEQGMSDSGCVDNVLEFLCMAGGRQLPEAVMTMVPEAWQNDKTMTADKKAFYRWSAYAMEPWDGPALLTFSDGRFIGAILDRNGLRPSRFYVTKSNHMYMASEVGVVDIPHGEVIQKGRLKPGRMLLVDTQQKVFLKDEILKAQISTLRPNQKWLTEETLSLSDLRQAHVPSGVENGSQLQMEGYSHGGFLEKDRRLALYGYTVEAINLLVLPMVKDKKEALGSMGNDAPLACLSQYSPLIFDYFKQLFAQVTNPPIDPFREKIVMSLACPIGPEANILDPSSEQCKRLWLEQPILSLQDMEVLKQTTYKGWKTKQIDITFPVSEGPEGVSPALQRVCVEAAEAAEGYQLICLTDRQISKDHIPIPSLLAVGAVHHHLIDKKLRLKVGLVLETGEAREVHHICTLLGYGVDAICPYLVFETISRLRNEGLLTPPMTDDVVYANYRDAVARGISKVMAKMGISTLHSYKGAQIFEAVGLHKEVVDLCFKGTASRIGGVTFKELAAETIHRHNQAYSERECDDSIVMNPGFYHWRDGGEKHINDPQSIANLQAAAKNNNKNAYDKFTESARGSVRKCTLRGQLDFVYAKEPLDVSEVEEAANIVRRFCTGAMSFGSLSIEAHSTLAVAMNRVGGKSNTGEGGENSDRYTHNEDPMFNKRSSIKQVASGRFGVTSSYLSHADELQIKMAQGAKPGEGGELPGHKVSKDIAKTRHSVPGVGLISPPPHHDIYSIEDLAELIYDLKCANPEARISVKLVSEVGVGIIAAGVAKGHAEHITISGHDGGTGASSWTGIKNAGLPWELGISETHQVLVMNDLRSRVVLQADGQIRTGRDVVIAAMMGADEFGFSTAPLIAMGCTMMRKCHLNTCPVGIATQDPILRKKFAGKPEYVVNYLFFIAEEIRLIMAKMGLRKFQELVGRTDRLSFNPDPENPKAGLLDYQAMLKSALDMRPDANIVGGSMPQEFNLEKRLDYKVLEQARKVIDGQQKQVVINMDINNEDRTFGATLSYFVSKKTVEEGLPEKSILINLKGSGGQSFCAFLAKGIHVTLEGDANDYVGKGLSGGEIVIYPPKDMSPEFRTEDNIIVGNVVLYGATSGKAFLCGQTAERFCVRNSGVTAVCEGCGDHGCEYMTGGRVVVLGLTGRNFAAGMSGGIAYVYDKMKMFHQRCNQESVALESLELPEDLTFVQELLEEFQHKTGSRLARSILDNWQEEKLHFVKVFPHEYKRALLEAEKEKTAALNDASVNNGVVNGVNGHSNNYGEDLIINGDEKTKAKVSKVVDIEETIPDAVRNQKNLEKLDKLRGFVKYNRATYQYRDVKSRQKDWKEIYNHGVVKDGLQQQAARCMDCGVPFCQSDNGCPLSNIIPKWNDLVFKNQWKEALDQLLQTNNFPEFTGRVCPAPCEGACVLGIHSPAVTIKNIECSIIDHGFEQGWIKPEPPLHRTGKKVVVVGSGPAGMAAAAQLNKAGHLVTVYERNDRIGGLMRYGIPTMKLSKEVVQRRVNLMAEEGIEFKTGVEVGKDLPSTQLVEDYDAVVLALGATHPRDLPIPGRQLNGIHFAMSFLETWQKKQEGNDLDYLKVHAKDKDVVIIGGGDTGCDCIATSLRQGAKSITSFEILPPPPPSRAADNPWPTWPRVFKMDYGHEEVELKFGRDPRIFNIKSTNFVDDGNGNVCGINTMLVEWTKDESGRWTMTDVPGSEKLIKCDLVMLAMGFLGPEKKIVEEISTKLDPRGNFQTPRNKYSTSVPKVYAAGDCRRGQSLVVWAISEGRQAARQVDLDLMGKTSLAGPGGIVFQPEN from the exons GGTCAGTTCACAACTTCCCAGCTATGGACCTACTTCAAGGATTTAGGAGACCCAGACTTTGAAACACATATTGCTCTTATCCACAGCCGATTCTCTACCAACACATTTCCCAGCTGGGAGAGGGCTCATCCACAGAG ATATCTTGCCCACAATGGTGAGATTAACACCTTACGAGGGAACAATAACCTGATGCGTGCCCGAGAGGGAGTGATGAGCAGCACAGTTTACGGAGAAAAACTACGCGACCTCTACCCTGTAGTGGAGCAGGGTATGTCTGACTCAGGTTGTGTGGATAATGTGTTAGAGTTCCTGTGTATGGCAGGCGGACGCCAACTTCCAGAG GCAGTGATGACCATGGTCCCGGAGGCCTGGCAGAATGATAAAACAATGACAGCTGATAAAAAGGCATTCTACAGGTGGAGCGCGTATGCCATGGAACCCTGGGACGGGCCAG CTCTGCTGACATTCTCTGATGGACGATTCATTGGAGCCATCTTGGATAGGAATGGGTTACGACCTTCACGATTCTATGTGACCAAATCTAACCACATGTACATGGCTAGTGAGGTGGGCGTGGTAGACATCCCTCACGGAGAAGTCATACAGAAG GGTCGTCTGAAGCCAGGGCGAATGTTGCTAGTAGACACTCAACAGAAAGTCTTCTTGAAGGACGAAATTCTCAAAGCACAAATCTCAACCCTCCGACCCAACCAGAAATGGCTCACTGAAGAG acattgtcTCTTAGTGACCTTCGCCAGGCACATGTCCCGAGCGGGGTGGAGAACGGGTCTCAGTTACAGATGGAGGGGTACAGTCATGGAGGATTCTTGGAGAAGGACAGACGTTTGGCCTTGTATGGCTATACCGTGGAAGCTATCAATCTACTGGTGTTACCAATGGTCAAGGACAA GAAGGAGGCGCTCGGCTCCATGGGGAATGATGCTCCTTTGGCCTGCCTGTCCCAGTACAGTCCGCTCATCTTTGACTACTTTAAACAGCTGTTTGCCCAGGTCACCAACCCACCTATAGATCCCTTCAGGGAAAAAATCGTCATGTCTCTG GCCTGCCCTATTGGCCCTGAAGCCAACATCCTGGACCCATCTTCTGAGCAGTGTAAGAGACTGTGGCTCGAACAGCCAATTCTGTCACTACAAGACATGGAGGTTCTCAAGCAAACAACCTACAAAGGCTGGAAG ACAAAGCAGATTGACATCACCTTTCCTGTGAGTGAGGGTCCAGAGGGGGTGAGCCCAGCCCTACAGAGAGTATGTGTTGAGGCTGCTGAGGCTGCCGAGGGGTACCAGTTAATCTGTCTGACTGATCGACAGATTAGTAAGGACCACATACCTATACC GTCCCTGTTGGCTGTTGGGGCTGTCCATCACCATCTGATTGACAAGAAGCTTCGCCTGAAGGTTGGACTGGTACTGGAGACAGGAGAAGCCAG GGAGGTGCACCACATCTGTACATTACTGGGGTATGGGGTAGACGCTATATGTCCGTACCTTGTGTTTGAGACGATCTCACGCCTAAGAAATGAAGGGTTGCTGACGCCGCCCATGACAGATGACGTGGTGTACGCTAACTACCGTGATGCTGTGGCCAGGGGTATCTCCAAGGTCATGGCTAAGATGGGTATTTCTACCCTACACAGCTACAAG gGGGCACAAATCTTTGAAGCAGTGGGTCTGCATAAAGAAGTCGTGGATCTCTGCTTCAAAGGCACAGCCTCACGCATTGGAGGTGTGACCTTCAAGGAGCTTGCTGCAGAG ACTATACATAGACACAATCAGGCTTACTCTGAGAGGGAATGTGATGATTCGATAGTGATGAACCCAGGATTCTACCACTGGAGAGACGGAGGAGAGAAACATATCAATGATCCCCAGTCTATAGCCAATCTTCAG GCTGCtgccaaaaataacaacaagaATGCCTATGATAAGTTCACGGAGTCCGCGCGGGGAAGTGTTAGAAAATGTACTCTTCGTGGTCAGTTAGACTTCGTCTACGCCAAGGAACCCCTGGATGTGTCCGAGGTGGAGGAAGCAGCCAACATTGTTAGACGCTTCTGTACAG GTGCTATGAGTTTTGGTAGCCTGTCTATTGAAGCCCACTCTACCTTGGCTGTAGCGATGAACCGTGTAGGAGGCAAGTCCAACACTGGGGAAGGGGGAGAGAACTCTgataggtacacacacaatgagGACCCCATGTTTAACAAGAGGTCCAGTATTAAACAGGTGGCGTCTGGTCGGTTTGGAGTGACCAGCTCGTATCTGTCACATGCTGATGAGTTACAGATTAAAATGGCTCAGGGAGCCAAACCAGGAGAGGGAGGAGAGTTACCAGGCCACAAG GTATCAAAGGACATTGCTAAGACACGTCACTCTGTCCCCGGGGTGGGGCTCATCAGCCCTCCCCCTCATCATGACATCTACTCCATTGAGGATCTTGCTGAG TTAATCTATGACTTGAAATGTGCCAATCCAGAGGCAAGGATTAGTGTTAAACTGGTGTCAGAGGTCGGCGTAGGAATCATCGCAGCGGGTGTTGCCAAG GGCCATGCTGAACACATTACCATATCTGGGCACGACGGTGGAACGGGAGCCAGCAGCTGGACCGGAATAAAGAATGCTGGGTTACCATGGGAACTGGGTATCTCCGAGACACACCAAGTACTTGTCATGAATGACCTTAGGTCAAGAGTTGTGCTACAAGCTGATGGTCAAATTAGGacag GTCGTGATGTTGTGATTGCGGCCATGATGGGAGCTGACGAGTTTGGGTTCAGTACAGCACCCCTTATTGCCATGGGCTGCACCATGATGAGGAAATGCCACCTTAACACCTGTCCTGTTGGCATAGCAACACAG GATCCTATACTGAGAAAGAAATTTGCTGGCAAACCTGAATATGTTGTCAATTACCTATTCTTCATTGCTGAGGAG ATCCGACTGATTATGGCTAAGATGGGTCTGAGGAAGTTCCAGGAACTGGTCGGACGTACTGACAGATTATCGTTTAATCCTGACCCGGAAAATCCCAAAGCTGGCCTCCTGGACTATCAGGCCATGCTGAAGAGTGCACTGGACATGCGTCCAGATGCTAACATTGTCGGAGGAAGTATGCCACAGGAGTTCAACCTAGAGAAAAGACTG GACTACAAGGTACTGGAGCAGGCTAGAAAGGTTATTGATGGTCAACAGAAACAGGTGGTTATCAATATGGACATAAACAATGAGGACAGGACATTTGGAGCTACACTCAGCTACTTTGTGTCTAA GAAAACGGTGGAGGAGGGTCTCCCTGAAAAAAGTATCCTCATCAACCTTAAGGGCTCCGGGGGCCAGAGCTTCTGTGCATTCCTCGCCAAGGGCATCCACGTGACCCTAGAGGGGGATGCTAATGATTATGTGGGCAAG GGGTTGTCTGGAGGTGAAATTGTGATCTACCCTCCAAAGGACATGTCCCCAGAATTCAGGACTGAGGATAACATTATCGTTGGGAACGTGGTCCTGTATGGAGCGACGTCTGGGAAAGCTTTCCTGTGTGGACAAACAGCTGAGAGATTCTGTGTCCGAAACTCTGGAGTGACCGCTGTGTGCGAG ggcTGTGGTGACCATGGTTGTGAGTACATGACTGGAGGAAGAGTTGTCGTTCTTGGATTAACAGGCCGGAACTTTGCCGCTGGAATGTCTGGTGGAATAGCCTATGTATATGACAA GATGAAGATGTTCCACCAGCGTTGTAACCAGGAGTCGGTTGCTCTGGAATCCTTGGAGCTCCCTGAGGACCTGACCTTTGTCCAGGAGCTATTGGAGGAGTTCCAACACAAGACTGGGTCCCGACTGGCACGCAGTATCCTTGACAACTGGCAGGAAGAGAAACTCCACTTTGTTAAG GTATTCCCTCATGAGTATAAACGCGCCTTGTTGGAGGCAGAGAAGGAGAAAACTGCTGCGCTAAACGATGCCAGTGTCAACAACGGCGTTGTGAACGGAGTGAATGGTCATAGCAACAACTACGGAGAGGATCTCATCATCAATGGAGATGAAAAG ACAAAAGCCAAGGTCAGCAAAGTGGTAGATATAGAGGAGACAATACCAGATGCTGTTCGTAACCAGAAAAACCTGGAAAAGCTTGATAAACTAAG AGGGTTTGTTAAGTATAACCGTGCCACGTACCAGTACCGCGACGTGAAGTCACGTCAGAAGGACTGGAAGGAGATCTACAATCATGGTGTGGTGAAGGACGGACTACAGCAGCAGGCGGCCCGGTGTATGGACTGTGGTGTTCCCTTCTGCCAGTCTGACAATGGCTGTCCTCTCAGTAACATCATACCCAAGTGGAACGACCTTGTCTTCAAG AACCAATGGAAGGAGGCCTTGGATCAGTTGTTACAGACCAATAACTTCCCAGAATTCACTGGCCGTGTCTGTCCTGCTCCCTGTGAG GGAGCCTGTGTACTGGGGATCCACTCACCAGCcgtcactatcaaaaacatagAGTGTAGCATCATTGACCATGGCTTTGAGCAGGGCTGGATAAAGCCGGAGCCACCATTACATCGCACAGGGAAGAaagtggttgttgttggtagtggACCAGCAGGGATGGCAGCCGCAGCCCAACTCAATAAG GCTGGTCACTTAGTGACCGTGTACGAGAGAAATGACCGTATCGGAGGATTGATGAGGTACGGAATTCCCACAATGAAACTCAGCAAGGAG GTTGTCCAGCGACGTGTCAACCTCATGGCTGAAGAAGGGATTGAGTTCAAAACAGGAGTTGAGGTAGGAAAGGACCTTCCTTCGACACAACTAGTAGAGGATTATGATGCAGTGGTCCTGGCCTTGGGAGCCACACACCCAAGGGATCTACCCATACCTG GTCGTCAACTGAATGGTATTCACTTTGCAATGAGTTTCCTGGAAACGTGGCAGAAGAAACAGGAAGGAAATGACCTTGACTACCTGAAGGTCCATGCTAAGGATAAAGATGTGGTCATCATAGGAGGTGGAGACACTGGGTGTGATTGTATAGCTACTTCACTACGACAA GGTGCCAAGAGCATCACCTCTTTTGAGATCTTGCCCCCTCCTCCACCATCCCGGGCAGCTGACAACCCCTGGCCTACTTGGCCACGTGTGTTTAAGATGGACTATGGTCATGAAGAGGTGGAACTCAAGTTTGGACGTGACCCCAGGATATTCAATATCAAAAGCACG AACTTTGTGGATGACGGGAACGGTAATGTGTGTGGTATCAACACAATGTTAGTGGAATGGACTAAGGATGAGTCTGGTCGCTGGACCATGACTGATGTTCCAG GATCTGAGAAGTTGATTAAGTGTGACCTTGTTATGTTGGCTATGGGATTTTTGGGGCCAGAGAAGAAGATTGTGGAGGAAATATCAACCAAACTTGACCCTCGAGGGAACTTCCAGACTCCCAGAAATAAATACAGTACAAGTGTACCAAAGGTCTACGCTGCTGGGG ACTGTCGACGTGGCCAGTCTCTGGTTGTATGGGCCATCTCAGAGGGCAGACAGGCTGCAAGACaggttgaccttgaccttatggGCAAGACCTCCCTGGCAGGACCAGGCGGAATTGTATTCCAACCCGAGAACTGA